A genomic window from Clostridia bacterium includes:
- a CDS encoding helix-turn-helix transcriptional regulator, with protein MPSDQEERDRNNRPGYLNGDVCDTFCPSSQLEHLKGLVLEVAGLSEIFKVLGDETRTKILYLLAHQELCVCDLATLLNTSLPAISHHLRLLKAMRLVKYRREGKMVYYSLDDDHILNLIREAQAHFAEER; from the coding sequence TTGCCATCGGATCAGGAGGAGCGCGATCGTAACAACCGCCCCGGCTACCTCAATGGCGACGTCTGTGACACTTTTTGCCCTTCCAGCCAGCTGGAACATTTGAAGGGCCTGGTACTGGAAGTGGCCGGCCTTTCGGAGATCTTTAAGGTCTTAGGCGACGAAACCAGAACCAAGATCCTCTATCTTTTGGCTCACCAGGAACTTTGCGTCTGCGATTTGGCCACCCTTCTCAATACTAGCCTGCCCGCCATCTCCCACCACCTGCGCCTCCTTAAGGCCATGCGCCTGGTCAAGTACCGCCGGGAAGGAAAGATGGTCTATTATTCCTTAGATGATGACCACATCCTCAACCTGATCCGCGAGGCGCAAGCCCACTTTGCTGAGGAGAGGTGA
- the cadA gene encoding cadmium-translocating P-type ATPase, translating to MAKLVIAGLLLAVGFIFNQELHQTPYAWAEYVVLLSSYLLTGWPVLARAARNLLRGQVFDENLLMTVATIGAIAIHQLPEAAAVMLFYAVGEHFQDQAVDRSRRSITALLDVRPTYANLKGNGETKRVRPEEVEVGQAIIIKPGERAPLDGVIEEGASWVDTSALTGEPVPREVAEGSEILAGTVNGAGLLTVRVTKPFNQSSVARILELVESAAERKAPTEKFITAFSRYYTPAVVMGALALAIIPPLVIPEATFATWIYRALVLLVIACPCALVISIPLSYFGGIGAASRQGILVKGANFLDALTSLHTVVFDKTGTLTKGSFEVTDMVPYNGFQAGELLAAAAAAEVHSSHPVAQSICLAHGERIGAERVSQYQEIPGHGISALVDGKRVLAGNDRLMHREDIAHDICNLGGTGVHVAIDGTFAGYIVISDQVKPGAAQVLDRLRELGIKQVVMLTGDGETAARQVASELGVDRYFAELLPEDKVSKLEELQAALPDRRRHKLAFVGDGINDAPVITRADVGIAMGSLGSDAAIEAADVVLMEDDLFKLPVAVEIARRTAGIVKQNLALALGIKAFFLGLGALGVATIWEAVFADVGVALLAVLNAMRTLRWPAAHPSQPA from the coding sequence ATGGCCAAATTAGTAATCGCAGGCTTGCTTTTGGCCGTGGGTTTCATCTTTAACCAGGAGCTACACCAGACTCCATACGCTTGGGCCGAATATGTGGTCCTTCTCTCCTCCTACCTCCTGACAGGTTGGCCGGTGCTGGCCAGAGCAGCCCGCAACCTGCTCCGGGGACAGGTCTTTGACGAAAACTTATTGATGACTGTTGCCACTATCGGGGCCATTGCCATTCACCAGCTGCCGGAGGCAGCAGCAGTGATGCTCTTTTATGCGGTGGGGGAGCATTTCCAGGACCAGGCCGTGGACCGTTCCCGCCGCTCCATCACTGCTCTACTGGATGTCCGGCCCACGTACGCAAACCTGAAAGGCAACGGGGAGACTAAAAGGGTCCGGCCGGAAGAAGTAGAAGTGGGTCAAGCCATCATAATCAAGCCCGGGGAAAGGGCACCCTTGGATGGGGTAATAGAGGAGGGGGCCTCCTGGGTGGATACTTCCGCCTTGACCGGGGAGCCAGTGCCCCGAGAGGTAGCCGAGGGGAGCGAGATCTTGGCCGGAACCGTCAACGGCGCTGGCCTTCTCACCGTGAGAGTAACCAAGCCTTTCAACCAGTCCTCGGTAGCTCGCATCCTGGAGCTGGTGGAGAGCGCTGCCGAGCGCAAGGCCCCTACCGAGAAGTTCATAACCGCCTTTTCCCGTTATTACACTCCAGCTGTGGTCATGGGAGCCTTGGCCTTGGCCATCATTCCGCCCCTAGTAATTCCTGAAGCCACTTTCGCCACCTGGATTTACCGGGCCTTGGTGCTTTTAGTAATCGCCTGCCCGTGCGCGCTGGTGATTTCCATCCCCCTCAGCTATTTCGGCGGCATCGGCGCCGCTTCCCGCCAAGGCATCCTAGTCAAAGGCGCCAACTTTTTGGACGCCTTGACTAGCTTGCACACAGTAGTTTTTGACAAGACCGGCACCTTGACCAAGGGGAGCTTTGAGGTTACTGATATGGTCCCGTACAACGGGTTTCAAGCTGGCGAGCTCTTGGCGGCGGCCGCGGCCGCTGAAGTCCATTCCAGCCACCCAGTGGCCCAATCCATTTGCCTGGCTCACGGAGAGAGAATTGGCGCCGAGAGGGTAAGCCAATACCAAGAGATACCGGGCCACGGCATTAGCGCCCTGGTGGACGGCAAAAGGGTGTTGGCCGGAAATGACCGGCTGATGCATCGGGAGGATATTGCCCATGACATATGCAATTTGGGAGGTACCGGAGTACATGTAGCCATTGACGGCACCTTTGCGGGCTACATTGTCATTTCCGACCAGGTAAAGCCAGGAGCAGCTCAGGTCCTGGACCGGCTCCGGGAGCTGGGCATAAAGCAAGTGGTCATGCTGACCGGCGATGGGGAGACAGCAGCCCGCCAGGTAGCCAGTGAGCTAGGCGTGGATCGCTACTTCGCTGAACTTTTGCCTGAGGACAAGGTATCCAAGCTGGAGGAGTTACAAGCTGCCCTCCCCGATCGCCGCCGGCATAAGCTGGCCTTCGTGGGCGATGGCATCAATGATGCCCCGGTGATTACCCGAGCTGATGTGGGGATAGCCATGGGCAGCCTGGGAAGCGACGCCGCCATCGAGGCCGCCGATGTGGTTCTCATGGAAGATGATCTTTTTAAGCTGCCAGTTGCGGTGGAAATCGCCCGGCGAACCGCCGGCATCGTCAAACAAAACCTGGCCCTAGCCTTAGGGATCAAGGCTTTCTTCCTAGGCCTAGGCGCCTTGGGGGTGGCCACCATCTGGGAGGCGGTTTTTGCCGATGTGGGGGTAGCTTTGCTGGCGGTACTTAACGCCATGCGAACCCTGAGGTGGCCAGCCGCCCACCCCAGCCAACCCGCCTAA
- a CDS encoding 4Fe-4S dicluster domain-containing protein, with protein sequence MKLAMVIDLGRCIGCRTCMVVCKGHNSQPPGTWWNRVFTPGSRYHQSAHPNAGGIGMSFLPVSCQMCENAPCAKVCPVGATYIDSRGRVLVDFERCIGCRYCMAACPYGVRQFNWEDPRRAKARAGYMPGYDYGYPFQHRDGEGRLVYLPDRPRGVVEKCTFCVQYTDRGQLPICVQACPAQARTFGDLDQPDSEVSRLVREEVPVRLKEELGTSPKVFYLEAGRRRPALNSGT encoded by the coding sequence GTGAAGCTGGCCATGGTAATTGATCTTGGCCGCTGCATCGGCTGCCGCACCTGCATGGTGGTCTGCAAAGGGCACAATTCCCAGCCTCCCGGTACCTGGTGGAACCGGGTTTTTACCCCTGGCAGCCGCTACCACCAGAGTGCCCATCCCAACGCTGGGGGGATAGGGATGTCTTTTTTGCCGGTCTCCTGCCAGATGTGCGAAAACGCGCCTTGCGCCAAGGTATGCCCGGTGGGAGCTACTTATATTGACAGCCGGGGTCGGGTGCTAGTCGATTTTGAGCGCTGCATCGGTTGTCGGTACTGTATGGCCGCCTGTCCCTATGGAGTCAGGCAATTCAACTGGGAAGATCCCAGAAGGGCTAAGGCCAGGGCTGGATATATGCCTGGTTACGATTACGGATACCCCTTTCAGCACCGAGATGGGGAAGGGCGCTTAGTCTATTTGCCCGATCGCCCCCGCGGGGTGGTGGAAAAGTGTACTTTTTGCGTTCAGTATACCGACCGCGGCCAGCTGCCCATCTGCGTTCAGGCCTGCCCGGCGCAAGCTCGTACCTTTGGCGACCTGGACCAGCCTGACTCCGAAGTTAGCCGTTTGGTGCGGGAGGAGGTGCCGGTGCGGCTGAAGGAGGAATTGGGGACCAGCCCCAAGGTCTTCTACCTTGAGGCTGGCCGGCGTCGTCCAGCCCTGAATTCGGGGACGTAG
- a CDS encoding molybdopterin-dependent oxidoreductase, giving the protein MRLKPGSDAALALGLARVLIEENWCDRDFITSFTDLPLLVRLDNGKRLRAEEVEGLDVPSGIPPYREAFVAYNGHLVVVHPERLDLPADVILDGQIEVRLKNGSRTKAKPVFSLLRDKLRTYTPAYVEGETGVRREVLVRLAREMATTRPLHVIYGASAYQWYHGDLKGRALALLPVLTGNLGQPGAGISTYAGQYRIRFDIKSWWFPQSPKWVPWLYFLHGPTREMAAKYPAQGIKGLIFG; this is encoded by the coding sequence ATCCGGCTTAAGCCCGGCTCCGATGCTGCCCTGGCCTTGGGGCTGGCCCGGGTGTTGATCGAGGAAAATTGGTGCGACCGCGACTTCATCACTAGCTTTACCGATTTGCCGCTCTTGGTTCGCCTGGATAACGGCAAGCGGCTACGGGCCGAGGAGGTCGAAGGATTAGATGTACCTTCCGGCATACCCCCTTACCGGGAAGCCTTTGTGGCCTATAACGGCCATCTCGTGGTCGTCCACCCGGAAAGGCTGGATCTGCCTGCCGACGTTATCCTGGACGGACAAATCGAAGTCCGCCTGAAGAACGGCAGCCGCACCAAGGCCAAGCCGGTATTCTCGCTCTTAAGGGACAAGCTTCGTACCTACACCCCTGCCTACGTGGAAGGGGAAACTGGGGTGAGGCGAGAGGTATTAGTTCGGTTGGCGCGGGAGATGGCCACCACCCGGCCTCTGCATGTGATCTACGGCGCTAGCGCCTACCAGTGGTACCACGGCGATTTAAAAGGCCGGGCTTTAGCGCTTTTGCCGGTGCTCACCGGCAATCTAGGCCAGCCTGGCGCCGGCATATCCACCTATGCCGGCCAGTACCGCATCAGGTTTGACATCAAGAGCTGGTGGTTTCCACAAAGCCCCAAGTGGGTACCCTGGCTCTATTTTCTCCATGGTCCTACCCGGGAGATGGCCGCCAAGTACCCGGCCCAAGGCATCAAGGGGCTGATCTTTGGTTGA